Proteins encoded by one window of Oncorhynchus kisutch isolate 150728-3 unplaced genomic scaffold, Okis_V2 scaffold748, whole genome shotgun sequence:
- the LOC116361844 gene encoding uncharacterized protein LOC116361844, which yields MKSLAESEESPQQKSAWSAAVHIYHSIQNSLKDYFGKLQRFALKSMVTSDDNITNAEFKETVPLPCLDMKYRPSKSEPQLPESTGEVTLQRGLSECSKLLWAQTESEESKLLLTTCTKEVISELLVLYKTEMSKEDPLYTVGEKGSDFSIERQQFVEGVLAQLGDISHSRASSPIVYEFPCQIEDSRSKATASLTSLLDCMKKLSSEEFKSDTTQAVSEFLVKKSTSSLTSAQPAYSVASRSCSVQNQRTLSKDICADSAAFGIIDTFVEDLQSLAQHVEVEEREPDLQENAQKRKSRIWSATTSLYKNIKKTLKGFTIHRRRSDVQRRMSSHTPTEDSGHLVTEEYLGLASQNLTQASKSVPHLPSLNQEVTLHMGVSESSKLLWTETDEGLMNNSTKQVISTILTSCEDQTINAPCFSTVGKKISDMSLEVTMLVGGVLSQLKDISLSRSPTPCEDMFERLQGSTERTSPVSLDCSTAASKGIASSHSLSTKSLQKLSSHEFQTKAEKGVSEVLSRSFNIVEEGTTDKYLQSVSTSTTSTDIIQTMVKDQQELTQTTQSSDMVSGTSLLTTGQVFEKRIWSVARNIYYSLESKITEFLRKDLQRSDTTLGSIEIFTYQSSPASQRASLGHLEVNQSSVTPGGNVACVDIPHKLLSKTTELSGSMLEDIDTIRCRSADSQNTRNTSSSRSSISLTPTSKLRQSKWHFALPGTPIPTEFPAQIDFPIVRNTIIEDFFHTEDLLPVTFVDKVRQAAGVVVDIMVESVENTQEDGQGASHLDDLRSAVRKLRKIISTWTIHIFSHELVDKVIALQDSHSTPQVLTLEAAKSASDSILSRLKWGKEQCAISKELSSQLLQIFAEETVKGFLRQWSDEYENINFDVSVQNDPKTTTCMVILQMITKATAKCYFESTTSVATSDIVEGVFDLERDTISSTGEQVLTFNTKGSKKVSKNLCPQESLEYQPQNISPTVYFTETMTTSHGSFSPEGIYDIASSFPLEEKSHKPSLFTRLSRSITKGFLSPFKSSRKTKLFK from the exons ATGAAGTCCTTGGCTGAATCTGAAGAGAGTCCCCAACAGAAGAGTGCCTGGTCTGCTGCTGTTCACATTTACCACAGCATCCAAAACAGCTTGAAAGATTATTTTGGCAAGCTTCAGAGATTTGCCCTAAAGAGCATGGTCACATCTGATGACAACATCACAAATGCTGAGTTTAAGGAGACAGTTCCACTTCCTTGCTTAGACATGAAATATAGGCCCAGTAAGAGTGAGCCTCAGTTGCCAGAGTCCACTGGTGAAGTTACTTTACAAAGAGGCCTAAGTGAGTGCTCAAAACTTCTTTGGGCACAAACTGAGTCAGAAGAAAGCAAGCTCCTTCTGACAACTTGCACCAAAGAAGTTATCTCAGAGCTTCTGGTCTTGTACAAGACTGAGATGTCAAAGGAGGACCCCCTGTACACTGTTGGAGAAAAAGGATCAGACTTCTCTATTGAGAGACAACAATTTGTAGAGGGCGTTCTGGCTCAGCTTGGGGATATCTCCCATTCCAGGGCCTCATCACCAATAGTATATGAGTTCCCCTGTCAAATTGAGGACAGCAGAAGTAAGGCCACGGCTTCTTTGACCAGTCTGTTAGATTGCATGAAAAAACTCTCAAGTGAGGAATTCAAGAGTGACACCACTCAAGCAGTGAGTGAGTTCCTAGTTAAAAAGTCCACCAGTAGCTTAACTAGTGCACAGCCTGCTTATTCTGTAGCATCTAGGTCTTGTTCCGTTCAAAACCAGAGAACCTTGTCAAAGGATATTTGTGCGGATTCTGCTGCCTTTGGCATCATTGACACATTTGTGGAAGACCTGCAGAGCTTGGCACAACATGtagaagtagaggagagagaacctgacctCCAGGAAAATGCACAAAAGCGAAAGAGCAGGATCTGGTCTGCTACCACTAGTTTATATAAAAATATTAAGAAGACATTAAAGGGCTTCACCATTCACCGGCGGAGGTCAGACGTGCAGAGAAGAATGTCTAGCCATACACCCACAGAGGACTCTGGACATCTTGTGACTGAGGAGTACCTTGGTTTGGCAAGCCAGAACTTGACGCAAGCTAGTAAGAGTGTGCCTCACTTGCCCAGTTTGAACCAGGAAGTGACTCTACACATGGGTGTCAGCGAGAGTTCAAAACTTCTCTGGACTGAAACAGACGAGGGTCTAATGAACAATAGTACCAAACAGGTCATTTCAACAATCTTGACCTCATGCGAGGATCAGACAATAAATGCACCTTGCTTCTCCACAGTAGGAAAGAAAATATCTGATATGTCCCTTGAGGTCACCATGTTGGTAGGTGGTGTTCTGTCTCAGCTGAAGGACATCTCCTTGTCAAGGTCCCCAACACCATGTGAAGACATGTTTGAACGTCTCCAAGGTTCTACTGAGCGAACCTCTCCAGTAAGTCTAGATTGCAGCACGGCTGCCTCCAAAGGCATTGCATCTTCCCACAGTCTTTCAACAAAGAGCCTCCAAAAACTCTCTAGTCATGAGTTCCAAACCAAAGCTGAGAAAGGAGTGAGTGAGGTCCTCTCTAGATCATTTAACATTGTGGAGGAAGGCACAACAGATAAGTACCTCCAGTCTGTATCTACATCCACCACATCTACTGATATTATACAAACCATGGTGAAAGACCAGCAGGAGCTCACCCAGACCACCCAATCATCTGACATGGTATCTGGAACCTCCCTGCTCACCACTGGACAGGTTTTTGAGAAAAGGATCTGGTCTGTTGCTCGTAACATCTACTACAGTCTGGAAAGTAAGATTACGGAGTTTCTCAGAAAAGATCTTCAAAGATCAGACACAACACTTGGTTCAATCGAAATCTTTACATATCAAAGCAGTCCTGCATCACAAAGAGCAAGTCTCGGCCATCTTGAGGTCAACCAGAGCAGTGTTACACCTGGAGGAAACGTTGCCTGTGTGGACATTCCGCACAAATTACTATCTAAAACCACTGAGCTCTCAGGATCCATGCTGGAGGATATTGACACGATCCGTTGTAGGAGTGCTGACAGCCAAAATACAAGAAATACCTCTTCTTCacgctcctccatctctctaacacCTACTTCAAAATTAAGGCAGTCGAAATGGCACTTTGCCTTACCCGGGACTCCCATCCCCACTGAGTTTCCTGCTCAGATTGACTTTCCCATtgttagaaacacaatcattgagGACTTCTTTCACACAGAGGACTTACTTCCTGTAACCTTTGTGGACAAAGTCAGGCAAGCTGCTGGGGTGGTAGTGGACATTATGGTGGAAAGTGTTGAGAACACACAGGAAGATGGACAGGGTGCTTCTCATCTTGACGACCTCCGATCTGCTGttaggaaattgagaaaaataatTTCCACTTGGACCATCCACATTTTCAGTCATGAATTGGTGGATAAAGTGATAGCCCTTCAGGACAGCCACAGCACTCCACAGGTCTTAACATTGGAAGCAGCCAAAAGTGCTTCAGACTCCATTCTTTCAAGGCTGAAATGGGGAAAGGAACAATGTGCCATATCCAAGGAGCTCTCCTCTCAGCTTCTCCAGATATTTGCTGAAGAGACAGTGAAGGGCTTCCTGAGACAGTGGTCAGATGAGTATGAAAACATAAACTTTGATGTTTCAGTCCAGAACGATCCAAAGACTACTACTTGCATGGTCATTCTTCAAATGATCACCAAAGCCACTGCTAAATGTTATTTTGAGTCCACTACCAGTGTGGCCACCAGTGACATTGTAGAAGGCGTGTTTGATTTGGAAAGGGATACCATCAGCAGTACTGGAGAGCAGGTCCTCACCTTTAACACAAAG GGTTCCAAGAAAGTTAGTAAGAACCTCTGTCCTCAAGAGTCTCTGGagtaccagcctcagaacatttccCCTACTGTGTACTTTACAG AGACGATGACAACATCTCATGGCTCCTTTTCTCCAGAGGGAATTTATGATATCGCATCGTCCTTCCCACTTGAAGAGAAGAGTCACAAACCCTCCCTTTTCACCAGATTGTCTAGATCCATCACGAAAGGCTTTCTCAGCCCATTCAAATCTTCAAGGAAAACCAAATTATTTAAATAA